The following proteins are encoded in a genomic region of Enterocloster clostridioformis:
- a CDS encoding head-tail connector protein: MFEGVSEQLELLAEDAVETLEDKPAFPAKELLPAKVSGKKGAAVTRPRKNPEKKNRKGDTAPVADDAAPADADTAEDTVKYTKTAAEETPPDSTDSNLQADTEDGLPWEEDTGQKEAAALTADNQLKSAPTDQSATTIPLYEAKNYLRVDSSDEDALVGVLLLSAEQLCVDVARLSNEQWKVIDALACDGEGSILPTDTDLYTEEELSQVRSIMRVAILYAFGYLYEHREEADHHALLLTLRSLLFAVREGVNF, from the coding sequence ATGTTTGAAGGAGTATCGGAGCAGTTGGAACTGCTGGCGGAGGATGCAGTGGAGACATTGGAGGACAAGCCTGCATTCCCGGCAAAGGAACTGCTTCCCGCAAAAGTATCCGGGAAGAAAGGCGCGGCAGTTACCCGCCCCCGGAAGAACCCGGAAAAGAAGAACCGTAAAGGTGATACGGCTCCGGTGGCTGATGATGCAGCTCCCGCAGATGCTGATACGGCAGAGGATACCGTGAAGTACACAAAAACCGCAGCAGAGGAAACTCCTCCTGACAGTACAGACAGTAATCTTCAGGCAGATACAGAGGATGGACTGCCGTGGGAGGAAGATACCGGCCAGAAGGAAGCGGCTGCACTAACTGCTGATAATCAATTAAAATCGGCTCCCACAGACCAGTCAGCTACAACGATCCCATTGTATGAAGCAAAGAATTATCTCCGTGTGGATTCCAGTGATGAGGACGCCCTGGTCGGCGTCCTTTTATTGTCTGCGGAGCAGCTGTGCGTGGATGTGGCGAGGCTGAGTAACGAACAGTGGAAAGTTATCGACGCTCTGGCCTGTGATGGGGAGGGCAGCATCCTCCCCACGGACACAGACCTGTATACGGAGGAGGAACTGTCGCAGGTCAGGAGCATCATGCGTGTGGCAATCCTGTACGCATTTGGTTATCTGTATGAGCACCGGGAGGAAGCGGACCACCACGCGCTTCTTCTGACGCTTCGCAGCCTCCTTTTTGCCGTGCGGGAAGGGGTGAACTTCTGA
- a CDS encoding phage head closure protein: MEREIARFNERLAIQKNSVSVDKVGNHVNRWEDYYSCYCYAGTYQYDAERESAVTTQEQSIKFEVRYCSELKNLDSTHYRVVFHGSVYDIQSVDMMNYQKRTIRIICKLEEG, from the coding sequence ATGGAGAGGGAGATTGCCCGCTTCAACGAACGGCTGGCTATTCAGAAAAACAGCGTGTCTGTCGATAAGGTGGGGAACCATGTGAACCGCTGGGAGGATTATTATTCCTGCTACTGTTATGCTGGGACTTACCAGTATGACGCTGAACGGGAGAGCGCCGTAACCACGCAGGAGCAGAGCATCAAGTTTGAAGTGCGCTATTGCAGTGAACTGAAGAATCTGGATTCGACACACTACCGTGTGGTTTTCCATGGGAGCGTTTACGATATCCAGTCCGTAGACATGATGAACTACCAGAAACGCACCATCCGCATTATCTGCAAACTGGAGGAGGGGTGA
- a CDS encoding HK97 gp10 family phage protein, producing the protein MMAKSCSIDELADVINEGLQEYATLTATGVKKAVRKSAKTVKEQISANAPVKSGRYAKSWVAKTTEENSQKLVQTVCSPTRYMLAHLLEKGRAKRSGGRVAGKPHIAPAEAAGIELLTSLIEKELR; encoded by the coding sequence ATGATGGCAAAAAGCTGCAGTATTGACGAGCTTGCCGATGTGATCAACGAGGGCTTACAGGAGTACGCCACACTGACGGCAACCGGCGTAAAGAAAGCGGTCCGTAAATCCGCAAAAACGGTGAAGGAACAGATTTCCGCCAATGCGCCGGTGAAGTCCGGACGGTATGCCAAAAGCTGGGTGGCGAAGACCACGGAGGAGAACAGCCAGAAGTTAGTGCAGACGGTGTGTTCCCCGACAAGATATATGCTGGCGCACCTGCTGGAAAAAGGCCGCGCCAAGCGGAGCGGCGGCCGTGTGGCTGGTAAGCCCCATATCGCCCCGGCGGAGGCAGCCGGTATCGAGCTGCTGACCAGCCTGATCGAAAAGGAATTGAGGTGA
- a CDS encoding helix-turn-helix domain-containing protein has product MKHLSQELLAEVVKRQRNSKSLTQEQVSEKTGINRAMIGRIERKEYIPSIPQLESLATTLDFDIDGLFVDEMKPTVYTAFRGSHLTEQEQDGVNHLFEMMLAVKKQIVLRRALHHE; this is encoded by the coding sequence ATGAAACATTTATCTCAAGAATTGCTTGCTGAAGTTGTAAAAAGACAACGCAATAGCAAAAGTTTGACACAGGAACAGGTGAGCGAAAAAACGGGAATTAATAGAGCTATGATTGGCCGAATTGAGAGAAAGGAATACATTCCATCTATCCCTCAGTTGGAAAGTCTGGCTACGACATTGGATTTTGATATCGACGGTTTATTCGTTGATGAAATGAAGCCGACTGTTTATACAGCATTTCGCGGTTCTCACCTGACAGAACAAGAACAAGATGGGGTGAATCATTTATTTGAAATGATGCTGGCAGTTAAGAAGCAGATCGTGTTAAGAAGGGCGTTGCATCATGAGTAA
- a CDS encoding ImmA/IrrE family metallo-endopeptidase: MSKEIELTALQIENVRKKADETRKLFGIFGDVPIANDIFMLLEKNNIILCEYPFEASEGSHTDATLTRFETRDEPIVFIGLNTSLYYDQQIFALAHELYHFKTKTGKSYTEEENEDPLLEKQADRFAAELLLPSGTLHSRVVSEFKSEMINEALYLRTLRFIAKLQCEWWLPYHAIVNRLYEEKYINKSFYEHLYAMNDRDDKSVYCRIFKTLDPEKYALLNSRTLRKGVSNAALETILLNYEDGEVPDEELVELLMLFGKSPEDLGYELTVSPDDLDDLNDLFEGGEQDEC; the protein is encoded by the coding sequence ATGAGTAAAGAGATTGAGCTTACTGCGCTGCAGATTGAGAATGTTCGAAAAAAAGCGGATGAAACCAGAAAGCTTTTTGGTATTTTTGGCGATGTTCCCATCGCTAATGATATTTTTATGCTTTTGGAAAAGAATAATATTATTCTTTGTGAATATCCCTTTGAGGCATCTGAAGGTTCGCATACCGACGCTACCCTTACCCGCTTTGAAACAAGAGATGAACCCATTGTGTTTATTGGATTAAACACATCCCTGTATTATGACCAACAGATATTTGCCCTTGCACATGAGCTATATCATTTTAAGACGAAAACAGGCAAATCATATACAGAAGAAGAAAATGAAGATCCATTGCTGGAAAAACAGGCTGACAGATTTGCAGCAGAGTTATTGTTGCCAAGTGGGACTTTACATTCACGTGTAGTTTCTGAGTTTAAATCGGAAATGATTAATGAGGCGCTTTATTTGCGGACATTAAGATTTATTGCAAAATTACAGTGTGAATGGTGGTTGCCATATCATGCGATAGTCAATCGTCTATACGAAGAGAAATACATCAATAAGTCTTTTTATGAGCATTTATACGCGATGAATGATCGGGATGACAAAAGTGTCTATTGTCGGATATTTAAAACACTTGATCCGGAGAAATATGCTTTGTTAAATAGCAGGACTCTTCGAAAAGGAGTGTCAAATGCTGCGCTTGAAACAATTCTGTTGAACTATGAGGATGGGGAAGTTCCAGATGAAGAATTAGTTGAACTTCTTATGTTGTTTGGAAAGTCACCTGAAGATTTAGGATATGAATTGACAGTATCGCCGGATGATCTGGACGATTTAAATGATCTGTTTGAAGGCGGTGAGCAGGATGAATGTTAA